Proteins found in one Mucilaginibacter gracilis genomic segment:
- a CDS encoding FecR family protein, with amino-acid sequence MTKEEYLLLCEKYLSGNASTEDEELLLSHRDDFNIQDFHNHDEIEDQQLIKQRIFDRIESTRNNNIKKMFPKYRWAVAASVFILFATGLFLFKNTGTQTHTVASVPQKVKPILPGGNKAILTLADGSTIDLNAATNGIIARNGKAAITKKQNGQLIYSQNPTANVVDSKTAYNTVSTPRGGQYEVVLPDGTQVWLNAASSLKYPTQFKGIERHVVLNGEAYFEVAKNKNMPFTIEANNVNIKVLGTHFNVMAYNDETIVKTTLLEGSVLLSNSTNNALLVPGQQANVENSGGKFLVNYVNTDDAVSWKNGYFTFRRENMISIMKKVARWYDVDVTYQNDVSRVSFGGTVSRAKNIEELLNKIELTGSVHFKIEGRRVIVKL; translated from the coding sequence ATGACCAAAGAAGAGTATCTGCTTTTGTGTGAAAAGTATCTGTCAGGCAATGCTTCTACCGAAGATGAGGAGCTATTACTGAGTCATCGTGATGATTTTAACATCCAGGATTTTCATAATCATGATGAAATCGAGGATCAACAGCTGATCAAACAGAGAATATTTGACAGAATAGAGAGTACTAGGAATAACAACATTAAAAAAATGTTCCCTAAATACCGGTGGGCTGTTGCCGCATCGGTATTCATATTATTTGCAACCGGATTATTTCTATTTAAAAATACCGGGACACAGACCCACACAGTTGCCTCTGTGCCTCAGAAGGTAAAACCCATACTTCCCGGTGGTAACAAAGCCATACTAACATTGGCTGATGGTTCAACAATCGATCTTAATGCGGCAACCAACGGAATTATTGCCAGGAACGGCAAAGCTGCTATTACCAAAAAGCAAAACGGGCAGTTAATTTACTCTCAAAACCCTACAGCAAACGTTGTTGATAGCAAAACAGCCTACAATACCGTTAGTACGCCGCGGGGCGGCCAGTACGAGGTGGTTTTGCCCGACGGTACCCAGGTTTGGCTAAATGCTGCCTCCTCTTTAAAATATCCCACTCAGTTTAAAGGTATTGAAAGGCATGTTGTACTAAATGGGGAAGCTTATTTTGAGGTAGCGAAAAATAAAAACATGCCATTTACCATTGAAGCCAACAATGTAAACATTAAGGTATTGGGAACGCACTTTAATGTAATGGCCTACAATGATGAAACCATTGTTAAAACCACCTTACTTGAAGGTTCCGTGTTACTGAGTAACAGCACAAATAATGCTCTGTTGGTTCCTGGTCAACAGGCGAATGTGGAAAATTCGGGTGGGAAGTTTTTAGTGAATTACGTAAATACAGACGATGCCGTATCCTGGAAAAACGGGTATTTCACATTCAGGCGCGAAAATATGATTAGCATTATGAAAAAGGTAGCCCGCTGGTATGATGTTGATGTAACTTACCAAAACGACGTGAGCCGTGTGTCATTCGGCGGTACTGTTTCCAGAGCCAAAAATATTGAAGAATTACTAAATAAAATAGAATTAACCGGTTCCGTTCACTTTAAAATAGAAGGAAGGAGAGTTATTGTGAAGTTATAA
- a CDS encoding heparinase II/III family protein, producing the protein MNRSVKSIKKAGILLLAVLLTYKNGMAQVIEIPQNIPDAHPRIYAETNGKIKIDAKLKNAEWAKEILSSVQNDLEPYMKRFDRDSTWLVSRLQMYWKSHHTDIYIKGTKFLRAEGHAAVPTVRFAGTRDWATNYKVPDLAALKPYDDKDDGNVFMIDQANKGEWVTPDKTGLVIERINQKILELAQNASFMYWYSGDERYAKFASIVLKTYIKGLYYRHLPVNTIDSQESYLTGLTSFEVIHEEAVVPTTVCYDFLYNYLKKTDPDFNTRYAAPVFKKWADNIIEKGVPDNNWNIFEMRYLSYLALALDNDKDYADGKGISYYLDVIYNKNFPRQTSFTKSLEGFDKNTGTWHEAPGYNLHVCEDMVGIVMLTDRVMTGKLLPLFSILKKAVLTTPQYLFPDKRIVAYGDSHYDMLPAGSFEFFISLARKYGNIDDEKKFTALLKYTQDEPLKRAKQKSLFNLFFYVDKLKDTPPATLADFAAPTFYAPNQSWFVQRNGFDEKNGLMISSNASEGNHSHSNGINMELYGKGYPLAPDFSSGESYWHPGYREFYAQFAAHNTVVVNGKSSYGTMLTSIPFQLKSCYPATEKTENYFKAVTFSNIAFTEPSTNAAQLRLLSIIRTSDTSGYYVDIFRSKKNGGGDIKHEYIYHNLGQQANVFDMRSMQLSLIPTNELSSAKGDVKGYDYYKDKTYTSYNQDFRTNFQLIMKDVPVIQMNVWMKGESGRQIFIVKSPKSYALNTGVVPNEIAEAEVPTLIVRQNGEAWTHPFAAIFEPSYTDGQTVTSMSAFNSITHNAEFVGLKVTNVNNTSQLIFSDVKGVQLNQYMDLSFKGTYAVASDKKGEMQYLFLGNGTLFSKQGYALSAINKPISAALLFDRGTLKLYAEDAIKLLLPVTGNSNRVFIEITSNGQTQKIEGRIITSGGSKQAEFIVPGLHGQVSTIKLKNS; encoded by the coding sequence ATGAATAGATCAGTAAAAAGTATAAAAAAGGCAGGCATATTATTACTAGCCGTTTTATTGACATACAAAAATGGTATGGCTCAGGTAATTGAAATACCACAGAATATTCCGGACGCTCATCCACGTATCTATGCCGAGACCAATGGGAAAATTAAAATCGATGCCAAATTAAAGAATGCCGAATGGGCAAAAGAGATACTGAGCAGTGTGCAAAATGATCTGGAACCTTATATGAAGCGCTTTGACCGGGATAGTACCTGGTTGGTATCGCGTTTACAAATGTACTGGAAGAGCCATCACACAGATATATACATTAAGGGCACTAAATTTTTAAGGGCCGAAGGGCATGCAGCAGTACCTACTGTGCGCTTTGCTGGTACCCGTGATTGGGCAACAAATTATAAAGTGCCCGATTTGGCCGCGCTAAAACCCTATGACGATAAGGATGACGGAAATGTTTTCATGATCGATCAGGCTAATAAGGGCGAATGGGTTACACCCGACAAGACAGGGCTGGTAATTGAACGGATTAATCAAAAAATACTTGAATTGGCGCAAAATGCAAGTTTTATGTATTGGTATAGTGGCGATGAACGTTATGCCAAATTTGCATCCATTGTACTTAAAACCTATATCAAGGGATTATATTATCGTCATCTGCCGGTTAACACAATTGATAGTCAGGAAAGTTACCTTACCGGATTAACTTCATTCGAGGTAATACATGAAGAAGCTGTGGTCCCCACTACGGTATGTTATGATTTTTTATATAATTATTTAAAAAAAACAGACCCGGATTTCAATACCAGATATGCGGCACCTGTTTTTAAAAAATGGGCAGATAATATTATTGAGAAAGGTGTTCCGGATAACAATTGGAATATTTTTGAAATGCGCTACTTATCCTATCTCGCGCTTGCTTTGGATAACGATAAAGATTATGCTGATGGTAAAGGCATATCTTACTATCTGGATGTTATTTACAACAAAAACTTCCCCCGCCAAACATCATTTACCAAAAGTTTAGAAGGGTTTGATAAAAACACCGGAACATGGCATGAAGCACCTGGTTATAACCTTCATGTGTGCGAAGATATGGTAGGAATTGTGATGTTAACAGATCGCGTGATGACAGGAAAGCTATTGCCCCTTTTTTCGATATTGAAAAAGGCGGTATTAACCACACCACAATACCTCTTTCCAGATAAAAGAATAGTTGCCTACGGCGATAGCCATTATGATATGTTGCCAGCGGGTAGTTTTGAGTTTTTTATATCCTTAGCCAGAAAGTATGGTAACATTGACGACGAAAAAAAATTTACAGCGTTACTTAAATACACCCAGGACGAACCTTTAAAACGAGCAAAGCAAAAGTCTCTTTTCAACCTTTTCTTTTATGTAGATAAACTTAAAGATACACCACCGGCAACACTCGCTGATTTTGCGGCACCAACTTTTTATGCCCCTAACCAAAGCTGGTTTGTTCAGCGGAATGGTTTTGATGAGAAAAACGGGCTTATGATATCCTCTAATGCTTCGGAGGGAAACCATTCGCATTCCAATGGCATTAATATGGAATTGTATGGAAAGGGTTATCCGCTGGCACCCGATTTTTCATCAGGCGAAAGTTACTGGCATCCTGGATACAGGGAGTTTTACGCTCAATTTGCAGCTCATAATACGGTAGTGGTAAATGGCAAATCATCGTATGGAACAATGTTAACTTCTATACCTTTTCAACTCAAGAGCTGTTACCCGGCTACAGAAAAAACGGAAAACTATTTTAAAGCAGTTACATTTTCCAATATCGCCTTTACAGAACCATCTACCAATGCAGCCCAATTGCGTTTACTGAGTATCATACGCACAAGCGATACCAGCGGTTATTATGTTGATATTTTCAGATCGAAAAAAAATGGTGGCGGTGATATCAAACACGAATACATTTATCACAACCTGGGCCAGCAGGCAAACGTTTTTGATATGAGATCAATGCAATTGTCGCTGATACCAACAAACGAACTTTCCTCGGCTAAAGGAGATGTTAAGGGCTATGATTATTATAAAGACAAAACTTATACCAGTTATAATCAGGATTTCAGAACCAATTTTCAATTGATTATGAAAGATGTGCCGGTGATACAAATGAACGTATGGATGAAAGGCGAAAGCGGCCGTCAGATATTTATTGTTAAGTCACCAAAATCGTACGCGCTAAATACGGGCGTTGTTCCAAATGAGATTGCAGAAGCCGAGGTCCCCACCCTGATCGTCCGCCAAAATGGAGAAGCGTGGACACATCCTTTTGCTGCAATTTTTGAACCATCTTATACCGATGGGCAAACCGTTACTTCAATGTCGGCCTTTAATTCCATTACCCATAATGCGGAGTTTGTTGGCCTTAAAGTTACCAACGTTAATAACACTAGCCAATTGATATTTTCGGATGTAAAGGGAGTGCAGTTAAACCAATATATGGATTTAAGCTTTAAAGGAACATACGCTGTTGCCTCTGATAAAAAGGGTGAAATGCAATATCTGTTTTTAGGTAACGGAACCTTATTTAGCAAGCAAGGATATGCGTTATCGGCTATAAACAAGCCCATTAGCGCGGCTTTATTGTTTGACAGAGGGACCCTGAAATTATATGCAGAGGATGCAATTAAACTTCTTTTACCTGTTACCGGAAATTCAAATCGTGTTTTTATTGAGATAACATCTAACGGCCAAACTCAAAAAATTGAAGGGCGAATTATAACATCGGGTGGCAGTAAACAGGCGGAGTTTATTGTACCTGGATTGCACGGGCAGGTATCCACTATCAAGCTCAAAAATTCCTAA
- a CDS encoding PH domain-containing protein yields the protein MTQNDEILLRPAMLFAFLKALPLLTLAITFLLLAWWLSPYFIVFSVVICGFAWYRLLYIRSFKYQITAEYILLTQGIFFKRIDQVELFRVKDYIITQSLIMQICKLMVLTLKSTDPENAMIQFQGIPESNIIETIRDRVLEARKSNHIYELN from the coding sequence ATGACGCAGAACGATGAAATTCTCTTAAGGCCGGCAATGCTGTTCGCATTCCTGAAAGCCTTGCCGCTTCTTACGCTGGCCATTACCTTCCTTTTACTAGCCTGGTGGCTGTCTCCTTATTTTATAGTATTCAGCGTGGTCATTTGCGGCTTTGCCTGGTATCGCTTATTATATATCCGGAGTTTTAAGTATCAGATAACCGCTGAGTATATCCTTTTAACCCAGGGTATTTTCTTTAAGCGGATCGATCAGGTAGAATTATTCAGGGTTAAGGACTACATTATTACACAATCGTTGATCATGCAAATTTGCAAACTAATGGTTCTGACCTTGAAAAGTACGGATCCTGAAAATGCCATGATCCAATTCCAGGGGATACCGGAATCCAATATCATAGAAACCATCAGGGACAGGGTATTGGAAGCGCGAAAAAGTAACCATATTTACGAATTAAATTAA
- a CDS encoding RNA polymerase sigma factor: MINKALNDHELWSAILNDDSQAFAALYDRYWLRLYKTASHYIKDSDACEEIVHDVFIIIWNKRRSLKMENFSSYLNAITRYEVFRYIKVAKMSKLEYNENHMNEGKNHAVNLGHMRLNELDLENTLDGYLQQLPKRCRQIFYMSKIQQLNNDEIARELGISKHTVENQLTYALKYLKVSIKGLSILGILLLLLG, from the coding sequence ATGATAAATAAAGCCCTAAATGACCATGAGTTATGGAGTGCCATCTTAAACGATGATTCGCAAGCTTTTGCTGCTTTGTATGACCGATACTGGCTACGGCTTTATAAAACAGCATCTCATTATATTAAAGATTCTGATGCGTGTGAAGAAATTGTACACGATGTATTCATTATCATTTGGAACAAAAGAAGATCTTTAAAAATGGAGAATTTTAGCAGTTACCTCAACGCAATTACCAGGTATGAAGTGTTTAGGTATATTAAGGTTGCAAAAATGTCTAAGTTGGAATACAATGAAAATCACATGAATGAGGGTAAAAACCATGCAGTTAATTTGGGCCACATGAGGTTAAACGAACTAGATCTTGAAAACACATTGGATGGTTATCTTCAACAGCTGCCCAAACGTTGCCGGCAAATATTTTACATGAGTAAAATACAGCAACTGAATAATGATGAAATTGCCAGGGAATTAGGTATTAGTAAACACACCGTTGAAAACCAGCTAACCTATGCTTTAAAGTATTTAAAAGTATCAATTAAGGGCCTTTCAATCTTAGGTATTTTATTACTCCTACTGGGTTAA
- a CDS encoding helix-turn-helix domain-containing protein, which produces MVVELITKDDLETFRRMLLGDIKLLLSTSTSDNKEWLRCSDVRKMLKISPGTLQNLRINGKLKSQKVGGIHFYKLTDIENMISGKTQ; this is translated from the coding sequence ATGGTTGTAGAACTAATAACAAAAGACGATCTGGAAACATTTCGCAGGATGTTACTTGGCGACATAAAACTTTTATTATCTACCAGCACAAGCGATAATAAAGAATGGTTAAGGTGCAGTGACGTAAGAAAAATGCTAAAAATTTCGCCAGGAACACTTCAAAATTTACGGATCAACGGTAAATTGAAATCACAAAAAGTAGGAGGGATCCACTTTTACAAACTCACTGATATTGAGAATATGATCAGTGGAAAAACCCAATAG
- a CDS encoding GH92 family glycosyl hydrolase yields MKKQISLMLFLLFAALASKSQNGQKSLTGYVNTFIGAADNGHTFPGATVPFGMIQASPETGNCSWDYCSGYRYEDKKIWGFAQTHLNGTGVPDLGDILLQPFTGSTERENYHSAYAKKVEIASPGYYSVILSDFDVKVELTATAHTAFHQYTYPANKGAAKLLVDLQSGLVSSQKQLHEHVIENKVTFEGDDAIVGYSRVKQWVDRNYYYVIIFNKPIFKTTLLPKTAGDKAPRYVFDFDLKPSEKLKVKIGISCVSIAGAKNNLQTESPGWDFQEIHHNAVKAWDRYLSRAEVQGTPNQKVSFYTSLYHLFIQPNNIADVDGQYRGADNKVYKSLSKTYYSTFSLWDTYRAAHPLYTILAPEKVNDFVNTMLMHFDRQGYLPIWTLWGKENFCMIGNHAVPVIADAYLKGFRGFDAEKAFNAINSSLTTNHPKSEWDIYNKYGYLPFDLVKEESVSRTLEYAYDDYSAAQMAKALGKTEEYAYFKKRSDFYKNLIDPESTLMRGKDSKGQWRTPFNRFQLSHAGDAGGDYTEGNAWQYTWSVQHGFTGLTGAMGGKLKTAQKLDSLYKLKPVQQGSGFVSDVTGLIGQYAHGNEPSHHVAYLFALLDKPSRTQELVREINDKFYLNKPDGLSGNDDCGQMSAWYVFTAMGFYPVNPVGGQYVLGAPQLPYISIRVTDNKRFTVTAEGLSKHNKYVQKVYLNGKVYHGLFINHKDIMNGGTLKFMMGNRKRDFI; encoded by the coding sequence ATGAAAAAACAAATAAGTTTAATGCTGTTTTTGCTGTTTGCAGCCCTAGCTTCAAAGTCGCAAAACGGTCAAAAATCGTTAACTGGTTACGTAAATACATTTATAGGTGCTGCCGATAACGGCCATACTTTTCCTGGTGCAACTGTGCCTTTCGGAATGATACAGGCAAGCCCCGAAACGGGTAATTGTAGCTGGGATTATTGCTCGGGGTACCGCTATGAGGATAAAAAAATATGGGGCTTTGCACAAACACATCTCAACGGAACCGGAGTTCCGGATCTTGGTGATATCCTGCTTCAGCCATTTACCGGATCAACCGAACGTGAAAATTACCATAGTGCCTATGCTAAAAAAGTTGAAATAGCAAGCCCGGGATATTATAGTGTAATATTAAGTGATTTTGATGTTAAAGTGGAGCTAACCGCTACAGCACATACCGCTTTCCATCAATACACCTACCCAGCCAATAAAGGCGCAGCCAAACTATTGGTTGATTTACAATCAGGCCTGGTATCGTCACAAAAGCAGTTACATGAGCATGTGATAGAGAATAAAGTAACGTTTGAGGGCGACGATGCTATTGTAGGCTACAGCCGGGTAAAACAATGGGTTGACAGAAACTATTACTACGTAATTATATTTAACAAGCCTATTTTTAAAACAACACTTTTACCAAAAACAGCAGGTGACAAGGCCCCCCGGTATGTGTTTGATTTTGATTTAAAGCCCAGCGAAAAGCTTAAGGTTAAAATAGGTATATCGTGCGTTAGCATAGCGGGTGCAAAAAACAACTTACAAACCGAATCTCCGGGATGGGATTTTCAGGAAATACATCATAACGCTGTAAAAGCCTGGGATCGGTATTTATCACGAGCAGAAGTGCAAGGTACTCCAAATCAAAAAGTTAGTTTTTATACTTCGTTATACCATTTGTTTATCCAGCCAAACAATATTGCCGATGTTGACGGGCAGTATCGTGGTGCTGATAACAAGGTGTATAAAAGCCTTTCAAAAACATACTACTCTACCTTCTCGTTATGGGATACTTACCGCGCCGCGCACCCGCTGTACACAATTTTAGCACCCGAAAAAGTAAACGATTTCGTCAACACAATGCTTATGCATTTTGACAGGCAAGGTTATTTACCGATATGGACACTTTGGGGAAAAGAGAATTTTTGCATGATAGGAAACCACGCCGTCCCCGTTATTGCAGATGCTTATTTAAAGGGTTTTAGAGGTTTCGACGCCGAAAAAGCTTTCAACGCAATCAATTCATCGTTAACCACTAACCACCCAAAATCGGAATGGGACATCTACAATAAATATGGATACCTACCTTTCGACCTCGTAAAAGAGGAATCTGTATCCAGAACATTGGAATATGCTTATGATGATTATTCGGCCGCTCAAATGGCGAAAGCGTTGGGTAAAACCGAAGAATATGCTTATTTCAAAAAACGGTCTGATTTCTATAAAAACTTGATAGATCCGGAAAGTACTTTGATGCGTGGCAAAGATTCTAAAGGGCAATGGCGCACACCTTTTAACCGCTTTCAGCTTTCACACGCGGGCGATGCCGGAGGAGACTATACCGAAGGGAACGCATGGCAATATACCTGGTCTGTTCAGCATGGCTTTACCGGGCTTACCGGTGCAATGGGCGGTAAATTAAAAACAGCACAAAAGCTCGACTCGTTATACAAATTAAAACCGGTACAGCAAGGGAGCGGCTTTGTAAGTGATGTTACAGGCCTGATAGGGCAGTATGCACATGGCAATGAGCCGAGTCATCATGTAGCTTATTTGTTCGCTTTACTGGATAAGCCAAGCCGCACACAGGAGTTGGTTCGCGAGATCAACGATAAGTTTTACCTAAATAAACCCGATGGCTTGTCGGGCAATGATGATTGCGGGCAAATGTCGGCCTGGTATGTGTTTACTGCCATGGGGTTTTACCCGGTAAACCCCGTAGGCGGGCAATATGTTTTGGGCGCACCTCAACTACCCTATATCTCAATACGGGTTACGGATAATAAGCGATTTACGGTTACTGCCGAAGGATTATCAAAGCATAACAAGTATGTTCAGAAAGTTTATTTAAACGGTAAAGTATATCATGGGCTATTTATAAATCATAAAGATATTATGAATGGCGGTACACTGAAATTCATGATGGGAAACCGGAAAAGAGATTTTATCTAA
- a CDS encoding alpha/beta hydrolase produces the protein MNRHFFACIIFYLLVGRCMAAGVETVDTYSASMKKTIKATIIKPTGYNSKKKYPVLYLLHGFGNNYTSWPARAPEVVKQADLFNMLIVCADGENSWYFDSPVDSAYRYETYIAKELVGWVDSHYSTIAQKSGRGISGNSMGGHGALYIAFKHPDVFGAAGSLSGGVDIRPFSNKFELPNRLGTIAEHPQNWEQNTVINMIDMLKPGALAIFIDCGTDDFFLKANEAFHAKLLEKKIPHTYMTREGDHSWDYWKVSIYYLALFMSRYFSKASS, from the coding sequence ATGAACCGACATTTTTTTGCATGCATTATATTTTACCTGCTGGTTGGCCGCTGTATGGCCGCCGGCGTAGAAACGGTTGATACGTACAGCGCATCAATGAAAAAAACTATCAAAGCCACCATTATTAAACCTACGGGTTATAACAGTAAAAAAAAGTACCCGGTGTTATACCTGCTGCATGGCTTTGGTAACAATTATACATCGTGGCCAGCGCGCGCACCCGAAGTTGTTAAGCAAGCCGATTTATTCAATATGCTTATTGTTTGTGCCGATGGTGAAAATAGCTGGTATTTTGATAGCCCGGTTGATTCTGCCTACCGTTATGAAACCTATATTGCTAAAGAGCTGGTGGGCTGGGTTGATAGCCATTACTCAACCATAGCGCAAAAAAGCGGCCGCGGTATATCGGGCAATAGCATGGGCGGCCACGGCGCGTTGTACATTGCCTTTAAACACCCCGATGTTTTTGGCGCCGCAGGCAGTTTAAGTGGCGGTGTTGATATCCGGCCGTTTAGCAATAAGTTTGAACTGCCAAACCGGCTTGGTACCATTGCCGAGCATCCGCAAAACTGGGAACAAAACACCGTTATCAATATGATTGATATGTTAAAACCTGGCGCATTAGCTATTTTTATTGATTGTGGCACCGATGATTTTTTCCTGAAAGCAAACGAGGCTTTCCATGCCAAACTCCTCGAAAAAAAGATACCTCATACTTACATGACGCGCGAAGGCGACCACAGCTGGGATTATTGGAAAGTTTCTATTTACTACCTGGCTTTATTTATGAGCCGTTATTTTAGTAAAGCAAGCAGTTGA
- a CDS encoding M23 family metallopeptidase — protein sequence MKLLISFCLVCLPLKHLKINSEYGYRIHPLTGKYALHAGVDLKARHDTVYAILSGFVRSTGYDNGLGLNIRLAHGAVESIYGHLSQIFLTTTDSVTAGEPIGITGATGHVTGEHLHFGICYRHQYINPIKFLYELLKKQQNEQNF from the coding sequence ATGAAACTACTGATCAGCTTCTGCCTGGTCTGCCTGCCCCTAAAGCACCTTAAAATAAATTCTGAATACGGTTACCGTATCCACCCGCTTACCGGCAAATACGCCCTGCATGCGGGTGTTGACCTTAAAGCCCGCCACGATACCGTTTATGCGATCCTCAGTGGGTTTGTCAGATCTACCGGCTACGATAATGGCCTTGGCTTAAACATCCGGCTGGCCCATGGTGCGGTTGAATCGATATATGGTCACCTCAGCCAAATTTTTTTAACGACCACCGATAGCGTAACCGCTGGTGAGCCCATCGGCATCACCGGCGCTACCGGTCATGTGACCGGCGAGCACCTGCACTTCGGTATCTGCTACCGGCATCAATACATCAATCCAATTAAATTTTTATACGAACTACTAAAAAAACAACAAAATGAGCAAAACTTTTAA
- a CDS encoding DUF4099 domain-containing protein: MNLVNFHEDDLPIKDLETIGLASGGQLLLNVDDLRALLSGRRTAMLELHDLETDNIKIKSINAKISLKPNEAGKLDLLIHPIYRKPEIPDFLNETEANQLRKGEVASLLKITLDNHGNKKEMLVEFDPETKEYIVSDTEKILAPDMVNNEFLTPAQKEAYKKGKEVQIADGTKFNYSGTDHHGIRANKLALVASILIDGGLSYIVYKGLNALFNQKRDQKSAEKLSPGYHQAIKDIENQHGFMPHQFEQSQSRKGR; this comes from the coding sequence ATGAACCTGGTTAATTTTCATGAAGATGATCTCCCGATCAAGGATCTGGAGACCATTGGGCTGGCCTCAGGCGGTCAGCTCCTGTTAAATGTCGATGACCTGAGAGCTTTGCTTTCAGGACGCCGCACGGCCATGCTGGAACTGCATGACCTGGAAACCGATAACATCAAGATCAAATCCATCAACGCTAAGATCTCTCTAAAGCCTAATGAGGCCGGCAAACTTGACTTATTGATCCATCCGATTTACCGCAAACCCGAAATACCCGATTTTCTGAACGAAACCGAGGCCAACCAATTACGTAAAGGTGAAGTCGCCAGTTTACTCAAGATCACCCTCGATAACCACGGCAATAAAAAGGAAATGCTGGTCGAGTTTGACCCGGAAACCAAAGAATATATCGTATCGGACACAGAAAAGATCCTGGCACCGGATATGGTTAATAATGAATTTTTGACCCCGGCTCAGAAGGAGGCTTATAAAAAAGGTAAAGAGGTCCAGATCGCTGATGGTACCAAATTTAACTACTCGGGTACAGATCATCACGGCATCCGCGCCAATAAACTGGCCCTGGTTGCTTCCATTTTGATCGATGGTGGTCTTTCCTATATTGTGTATAAAGGCCTAAACGCTCTATTTAACCAGAAACGGGATCAAAAGTCAGCTGAAAAATTAAGCCCCGGTTATCACCAGGCGATCAAAGACATCGAAAATCAGCATGGCTTTATGCCGCACCAGTTTGAACAATCCCAATCCCGAAAGGGACGGTAA
- a CDS encoding zincin-like metallopeptidase domain-containing protein: MSKTFKALPIQLSDKLIGEIKEGNSLFQKPVKENGMPAFVKPINPVTGKGYSAMNALILGMQRHDDPRWLSADAARYAGTWVKEGEKGTLIEFPKTSDIQAIRTADGQRIKNEEGVTQTKTVEFDKPKTGQAFLFNGSQLKDVQPLEEFLAKQNEGQTLSPIERANKLIEDSKAVIIHGGQEAYYDKQRDAVFMPEPEHFENETKYLQAAIHQLAHWSGHEDRLNRPMEGKFGSLDYAREEMRAAIAGILIGGELKIGHNFGQQAAYMSTFAKILKDEPFEIAKATRDAQKIANLLLGVSQKREQKQAPEVGFKKGDEIAYMDTTYKVLETYKTKSIKVEDADGARKVLKPDYGLYKSLLEAKTNPREPDMVLAEEQGQSEEQGQQQKIGR, from the coding sequence ATGAGCAAAACTTTTAAAGCACTGCCGATCCAGCTTTCAGACAAGCTGATCGGTGAAATCAAGGAGGGTAATTCCCTGTTTCAAAAACCGGTTAAAGAAAACGGCATGCCCGCTTTTGTGAAACCGATCAATCCCGTTACCGGGAAAGGCTATAGCGCCATGAACGCACTGATCCTGGGTATGCAGCGACACGACGACCCACGCTGGCTATCGGCCGATGCCGCCCGTTATGCCGGGACCTGGGTGAAAGAAGGGGAAAAGGGAACCCTCATCGAGTTTCCAAAAACAAGCGATATACAGGCTATCCGCACCGCGGACGGTCAGCGAATCAAAAATGAAGAAGGCGTAACACAAACTAAGACGGTTGAATTTGATAAACCAAAAACAGGCCAGGCCTTTCTATTTAACGGCAGCCAGTTAAAGGACGTTCAGCCCCTGGAAGAATTTCTGGCTAAACAAAACGAAGGCCAAACGCTTTCACCTATTGAACGGGCCAACAAATTGATCGAGGACAGCAAAGCGGTGATCATCCACGGCGGGCAAGAAGCCTATTATGATAAGCAACGGGACGCTGTATTTATGCCGGAACCCGAGCATTTTGAGAATGAAACCAAATACCTGCAGGCGGCCATTCATCAGCTGGCACATTGGAGCGGGCACGAAGATCGTTTGAATCGCCCGATGGAAGGCAAATTTGGTTCGCTGGATTACGCCCGTGAGGAAATGCGTGCCGCGATTGCCGGCATCCTGATCGGCGGTGAATTAAAGATCGGCCATAACTTCGGCCAGCAGGCTGCCTATATGAGCACTTTTGCCAAAATCTTAAAGGATGAGCCATTTGAGATTGCCAAAGCGACAAGGGACGCGCAAAAGATCGCTAACCTGTTATTAGGCGTTTCACAGAAGCGGGAACAAAAACAGGCACCGGAAGTCGGTTTTAAAAAGGGTGATGAGATCGCTTACATGGATACCACCTACAAAGTGCTTGAAACCTATAAAACCAAAAGCATCAAAGTGGAAGACGCCGATGGTGCGCGGAAGGTGTTGAAGCCCGACTATGGCCTTTATAAATCCCTGTTAGAAGCCAAAACTAACCCCCGTGAACCGGATATGGTTTTAGCCGAAGAACAGGGCCAGTCAGAGGAACAGGGCCAACAACAAAAAATCGGACGATAA